CAAAAAAGAATGACTACAGAAACAGCGTACCAAGATCCAAAAACGATGGAAAGCCAAAAAGAAATGACTGTAGAAACAGCTTATCAAGCCCCAAAAACAGTGAAGACTCAAAAAGGAATGACTACAGAAGCAATATATCGCTGTTTTATATATGTAGCACTGATTACGTTAGCAATTTCTATTATTATTCCTGTTGCATGGGTTTTCTTAGCCTCAGTGAAGAAGAACTCGGAGTTTTATGGAAGTCCTTGGGCCATGCCGAAAAGTTTCTATTTTCAAAACTTTATCGATGCTTTCCAAAAGGCAAACATGGGTACCTATATGTTGAATTCAGTCATGGTAACTGCGTTGGCTCTGTTTATTTTATTGATTGTGGCCTTACCAGCAGCCTATGTGTTGGCAAGATATACTTTTAGAGGAAGCAAATTAATAAATACTTTTTTTAAAGCTGGATTATTCATCAATGTGAACTACATTGTTGTTCCAATTTTCTTGATGTTATTGGACGGAGATACCTTTTTACGAGGCCAACTTGGTGATGGATTTCTACTAGACAATTTATTTATTTTAGCTGTGGTATATGCGGCGACAGCGCTACCATTTACCATTTACTTGCTGTCTAGTTTTTTTCAATCGCTTCCATCCACGTATGAGGAAGCGGCGTTGGTCGATGGTGCCGGATATTTCAAAACAATGATTTCAGTCATGATTCCTATAGCTCGTCCAAGTATTATTGCCGTCATTCTATTTAATTTTCTTGCCTTTTGGAACGAATACATTATTGCATTAACATTAATTCCAGGACCGAATAAAACGTTGCCTGTTGGGTTAATGAGCTTGATGGCAGCTCAAAAATCTGCTGCGAATTATGGTCAAATGTATGCAGGAATGGTTCTAGTTATGCTGCCAACTTTGATTTTATACATCATTGTTCAAAAAAAATTAACACAAGGAATGACCCTTGGTGGTTTAAAGGATTAGAGGAGGATTTACATGAAAAAGAAAAAAGGCCGTGTTACTTTACCGAGTGAAGAAAATTTTCTTAAGGAAACAAAAGAATTGATGGAACGATGGGGTGCAGATGCGATTCGCGATAGTGATGGAACGAAACTAGATGATGATATTAAACAATTGGATGCGAAAATTTATACGACTTATTTTGTTGCTCGAGCTCACAATGAGTTCGCAGAGAAGCACATGGATGAATGCCAGCAACTTTATTTAATGAGTTTGTTTAATACTGCGCTTACTGATAGCCTTGAAATTGATTTTATGAAAGGATACTTTGAGGAACAATTAAAGCCGGATTACGTTCACAGTCCTAAAAAATACTGGGAGGTTATTGATCGGACAACAGGAGAAGTTGTTGACGTTAATGATTGGGAAGTAAACGAAGAGCAAAATCGTGTTTTGATTACGAAGGCGATTCCTTGGCATGAATATACGGTTTCATTCCTAGTCTATGCGATTTGGGATCCAACCCAAATGTATAATCATATTACTAATAATTGGGGAGATAAGCCACATGATATTCCTTTTGATGTCAGACAGCCACATTCCAATGAATTTATGAAAACCTATTTAAAACAATGGCTGACAGAAAATCCGGATACAGATGTGGTCAGGTTTACAACGTTTTTCTATCATTTTACCCTTGTGTTCAATAATCTTGGTAAAGAAAAATTTGTCGATTGGTTCGGATATGGTGCTAGTGTTTCAGTTGCTGCTTTGGATGCCTTTCAAAAAGAAAAGGGCTATCGCTTAAGACCAGAGGACATTGTTGATCAAGGTTATTACAATACTTCGTTTCGAATTCCAACTCCTGCTTTTTTAGATTATATAGATTTTGTTCATAAGTTCGTTGCTGAAGAAGCAAAGAAACTTGTAGATATTGTCCATGAAAGTGGAAAAGAAGCAATGATGTTCCTTGGTGATAACTGGATTGGTACAGAACCATATGGGAAATACTTTGAAAATATCGGATTGGACGCAGTGGTAGGCAGTGTGGGTGGGGGAGCCACACTACGTATGATTGCAGATATACCACATGTTCGTTACACAGAAGGGCGTTTCTTACCTTATTTCTTCCCAGATACTTTTTACGAAGGTAACAATCCGACGATTGAAGCGAATGAAAATTGGTTAACGGCGCGCAGAGCTTTACTGAGGAATCCTGTTGATCGTATCGGGTATGGCGGTTATTTAAGTCTAGCCTATCAATTTCCGGAATTTATCTCCTATATTGAAAAAGTTACTGAGGAATTTCGTGAAATTCATGACACGATCAAAGGTGTGAAACCATACAGCGGTCTTAAAGTTGCAATTTTGAATTCTTGGGGTAAGTTGAGAACTTGGCAAACACATATGGTTGCTCATGCACTATGGTATAAACAAATTTATTCTTATTTAGGTGTTTTAGAATCCTTGAGCGGGGCTGCCGTGGAAGTTACGTTCATTAGTTTTGATGATGTCATTAACGATGGGATGCCTGAGGATATTGACGTCATTATTAATGCCGGCGATGTGGGCACAGCTTTTTCAGGCGGGGCTAATTGGATTAATGAAAAATTAGTCACAACCATTAGGGCCTGGATGTATAATGGCGGAGGTTTCATAGGCATTGGCGAACCTACAGCCTATCAGCATGAAGGACATTATTTTCAATTGGCAAACGTCTTAGGTGTTGACAAAGAACTAGGATTCAGCTTATCAACAGATAAATATTTTATTAATCCTGTCCAAAATCATTTTATTTCTGCTGACAGCACCCAATTTGATTTTGGTGAAGGAATGAAAAACATTTATGCGTTATCAGATAAAACCGAAATAATCGAATATTCAAATGGAGAAGTTCATCTTTCTAGTCATCAGTTTGGAGAAGGGAGATCCGTCTATATAGCAGGACTGCCATACAGCGAAGAAAATACACGTCTGCTGATGCGTGCGTTATACTATGCTGCCCATAAAGAAGGAGAATTTCAAAAGTATCATGCGAGCAACATTTATTGTGAAGTTCATGCATATCCATCTATTCAAAAAATGGCGATTGTTAACAACTCGATGGTCGAACAAATGACGGTTGTCTACGACGGACAAGGAAACAGGAAAGAAGTGACGTTGGCACCTAGTGAAATTAGGTGGGAGGACTTTTCAAATGAAGGCTAATATTTTATTCATTATTAAAATTGTTCTGTTTATCGTATGCCTGTCTTTAATTATCACCTACCAAAAGACAGCTGGTAAATTCGAACTGGGGATGATGTTGATTGGATTAGCTGGTCTCTTAGGGCTGCTTTATGATTACAATCGGAAATATGTATAAATCAACCAGGGGAAGTGAATTGATCAAGGAATCGCATATATATGTTCAACGATAACAATTATAGAAAATTACTCAATGCTCCAAATACAAACCTAGGGGTGCGGACAAATGAAAAAGGCAATCGGCATTGATATTGGAGGAACAAAGATTGCAGCAGGAATCATTTCGGATACGGGCGAACTGCTTGAACGTGCGGAAGTAAAAAGTGCGCCTTCAGACAGTGAAACAATGTTTGGTAGAGTCGTAGAAGCTGTTGAACAAGTTCTCAGAAAATCATTGATTACAATCGCTGATATCGAGGGTATTGGCGTTGGGGTACCGGGAAAAGTGGATTGCGAGAAGGGTATTGCCGTTTTTCAAAACAATTTACCTTGGAGACAGTTTCCTATTTCGATCCGTTTGCAGGAGCAACTTGGTATCCAGAGGATCACGGTTGACAATGATGTCTATATGGCGGCTTATGCTGAATGGAGAGCAGCACATGTAAAAAGGAATGAAACCTTTGTCTATGTGACTATAAGTACGGGAATATCCTGTTCTATCATTCATAAAGGCTCATTTTTTAGGGGGGCAGGGTTTGCCGGAGAACTGGGTTTGATCCCTGTCCTCTCAAAGGGGATCAATGAACGATTAGAAAAAATAGCTGCTGGACCGGGGATCCAGAGGATAGCTGAAAAGGAATTACAGGTAGATACTATTTCAACCAAGGATGTTTTTGCTGGTTATATAAACGAGGTACCGGAATATCAGTTCATTATCAATGAAGTAACCGACTACTTAACTCAAGGACTTTATTCGATTTCCTCCTTATTGGATCCGCATAAAATGGTTTTTGGTGGCAGTGTCATTGTGAAAAATCCATTTCTACTGGAGTTGATTAAAGCGAAGCTGAAAATGTATCAGCTTCCTGAGCAACAACATCTTTTGGACCAAATGAGCATCAGTACATTGGCACAAAATAATGGAGTTGCTGGTGCAGGATTACGAGTATTTGAAGGTATGTAATGAGGAAACGCCGGTCTTCATTTATGGAGAGAATGATGGCAAATAGGTAGAGGAGTGGACGAAAATGTTTACATTAAGTCAAGAAAATTTAGTTTCGTTAGGTGCATCGATAACAACAGCGGAAATAAAACGGCAGCCTGATCTATGGGCCGAAACCTTTGCTTTGTATTTGAAGAAAAGCGGAGCGATTGAAGAGTTTTTGCAAAAATTATTAACGAAACACAGCCGGGTTCGAGTTATTTTTACAGGCGCTGGAACGTCTGCCTATGTCGGTGATACAGTTACCCCTTATCTAAAAGAAAAAGTCAATGAACAACAGTTGGAAATGCTAAGTATTCCGACAACCACTTTGGTTTCAAACCCTTACCAATTTTTAAAAAAGGATTTTCCAACCGTACTCGTTTCATTTGCTAGAAGTGGGAACAGCCCGGAAAGTGTTGCTGCCGTACAATTAGCTGAGCAAATAGTAACTGATTTGTATCAGATAACGATTACTTGTGCTAAAGAGGGTAATTTAGCCAAACAGGCAATGGGGAATGAAAATAATTTATTGTTATTGATGCCTGAAAAATCGAATGATCAAGGATTTGCAATGACAGGAAGTTATACGTGCATGGTGTTAACGGCATTACTCGTTTTTGATTCTTTATCGACTGAAGAAAAATCAAAGATAGTGAAGATGATTCATCAAATGGGTGAAAGTGTTATTCAAAGGGAAGACGTCATCCGAGAGATAGTAGATTTTGATTTTGACCGAATTATTTACTTAGGTTCTGGTAGTTTAGAAGGCTTAGCGAAAGAATCACAATTAAAAATATTAGAACTGACAGCCGGAAAAATTGTCACCGCATTTGATTCACCGTTAGGATTCCGGCATGGTCCAAAATCATTTGTAAACGAAAAATCATTAGTTTTTGTGTTTGTTTCCAATCATCCTTATACACGTCAATATGATTTAGATATGTTAAAAGAAATGCAGCAGGACAACATTGCCAGCTATATCTGTGCCATCGAGGTTGATGGAGAAATCAATTATGCTGGGAACAGGTTTGTATTCGGCAGAGAGGCCCAGTCTGTACCAGATGCTTACTTAGCATTACCTTTTGTCATGATTGGGCAAACAGTTTCACTGTTAGCTTCCGTGAAAGTAGGTAATACACCGGATACACCTTCACCGACAGGAACGGTGAACCGCGTCGTTAAAGGTGTTACCATCTACGAATATTAGTAACTAGGGTAGGGGAAAAATACATGTCTATTTTTATCTTTGCAGATAAGTTTTTTCTTGAGGGAAAGATCGTAGGGCCTGGATTTCTGGAAATCAAAGATGGTAAATTTGGTGTTTTTTCAGAAAATAGGCCAGAGGAAGCGGCAGAAATCATTGAGTATGCAGGAAGTTGGATCGCTCCTGGTCTAGTAGACACACATATTCATGGATTTAGAAATTACGACATTATGGACAATAATTTCGAAGGACTGAACCAAATTTCGGTAGGACTCCTTTCTTGCGGAGTCACATCCTTTTTACCGACAACCTTAACCTCTTCGGTAGAATTGTTGAATAACGTCGTTGAAATGATTGGTGTCAATTACACGAAAGTGCAAGGCGCAAAAATTAAAGGGATTTTTTTAGAAGGGCCGTTTTTTACTGAAAAGCATAAAGGGGCACAAAACACGAAATATTTTTGTGATCCATCGGTTGATATGTTGAAAGTTTGGCAGAAATTATCAAATGATTCTATTAAAAAAATTGCGATTGCACCTGAAAGAAAAGGTGCAGTGGAATTTATTGAATATGCTGTGGGAGAAGAGATTGTAGTGGCGTTGGCCCACAGTGACGCAACTTATGAAGAAGCAAAGGGAGCGATTGAAAAAGGGGCTTCCATTTTTGTTCATACTTTCAATGGAATGAGTCCGCTGCACCATCGTGAGCCGGGGATGGTTGGAGCGGCCATGAATCTAAAAGATGTTTTTGCCGAAATCATATGTGATGGACATCATGTTCATCCCGTTGCCTCAAATATTTTAATGAATGTCCGCGGCAGAGAAAAGATTGTGATGGTATCCGATTGTATGATGGCTGGAGGTATGCTTGAAGGAACTTATCAACTGGGAGAATTTCCTGTGAAAGTAAAAGATGGGATGGCTCGTTTGGAAAGCGGAAGTTTAGCAGGTAGCATTTTGCAATTAAAAGATGCTGTCAAAAATGTCATCGAGTGGGGAATTGCCACACCTGAGGAAGCGATTTACATGGCGAGTACTGCACCAGCTAAAAGTGTTCAAATCGATGGCGAATGTGGGAAGATTGCCGAGGGATATGCCGCTGACTTTATTGTGATGACGCCAGCGATGGATTTAGCTGCTACTTATCTTGATGGTGTGTGCCGTTTTCAAGCTTAAATATTTTTCTGAAAGAGGGATTACCAATGATTTTATCTGTCACCATGAATCCATCTGTCGATATTTCCTATCCGATTCATGAATTAAAGTTAGATGTTGTCAACCGTGTAGAAACGGTTCGTAAAACTGCTGGTGGAAAGGGCTTGAATGTTGCGCGAGTGATCGCTCAAATGGAAGAAGTCGTCCTAGCGACAGGTATTATTGGTGGTACGATTGGCGAATACATTATTCAAGAATTAAATAAAAGCAATATTCCAAATGACTTTTTAAAAATTAAAAAAGAATCAAGAAATTGTATTGCCATTCTTCATGAAGGGATGCAAACAGAGATTTTAGAATCTGGGCCGACATTATCCGAAGAAGAAGGGGCGGATTTTTTAGAAAAATTTGAATGCCTGCTGCTTACAACAGCTTCACTTGTGACAATTTCGGGCAGTTTGCCAAAAGGATTACCGACTAACTTTTATTATCAAATGTTAGAAATCTGTCATAAAAACGGAATTCCAGTGATTATGGATTCGTCAGGGGAATCTTTGAAAAACGCCTTGATGAATAAAGAAAAACCATTTGCCATCAAACCGAATACAGCGGAATTATCTCAGCTGCTGGGCATTAACATGGAAGCAGGAATCATTGATCTGAAGCAAGCATTAAACCATGAACTATTTACTGGGATTGAGTGGACTATCGTGTCATTGGGTGGCGAAGGTGCCTTTGTCAGATATGGCGAGGAATATTACAGAGTTACGATCCCGAAAATAGAAGTGGTCAATCCTGTTGGATCTGGTGATGCGACAGTTGCAGGATTAGCTGTGGCACTACATCAAAATCAAACGGTAGAGACTGTTCTTAAAACAGCGATGACTACGGGAATATTAAATGCTATGGAAGCTGGAACTGGTTATATTAATATGAATAAGTTTAAACATTACTTTGATCTCGTTAAAGTTGAAAAAATAGATTGGTAGAGGAGAATGTTGATGTTAGAACTAACCAAAAATAAATTGGAAGCTCTAAAACGTTTATCTGCTGAAAATGGCATAATTGGAGCATTGGCTATTGATCAACGCGGTTCATTAAAAAAAATGCTCGCATCTGGCGGTGCAAGTCATGTTGGAGACGAGGGCATTATCCGTTTCAAAGAATTGGTTTCTGAGGAATTAACACCATTTGCAACGGCGATTCTTTTGGACCCAGAATACGGTTTGCCAGCGGCTAAGGTCCGCGATAAAGAATCAGGATTAATAGTAGCGTATGAAAAAACTGGCTACGATGCGTCAGAAGTAGGACGGTTGCCGGATCTATTACCGGAATGGTCAGTGAAACGATTAAAGGAAGCAGGTGCCGATGCTATTAAGTTCTTACTCTACTATGATTTCAATGAAGATGAAAAAATTAATAACTATAAACATGTCTATATGGAACGTATCGGATCTGAATGTGCAGCTGAAGACATACCATTTTTCTTGGAGATTGTGACTTATGATGCTGAAAATGATGATGTGAAAAGTAAAGCATATGCAAAAATAAAACCGTATAAAGTAATTGAGGCCATGAAGGAGTTCTCGAAACCACAATACAAAGTAGATGTTTTAAAAGTAGAGGTTCCAGTAGATATGAACTTTGTGGAAGGATATACAGAAGGTGAATTTGTTTACAGTAAAGAAAAAGCAGCTTCCTATTTCAAAGAACAAAGTGAAGCGACCGAGCTGCCGTTTATATTCCTGAGTGCAGGAGTAAGCGCAAAATTATTTCAAGAAACATTAAAATTTGCTAAAGACTCCGGTTCTACCTTTAACGGAGTGTTATGTGGTCGGGCAACCTGGAAAGACGGTGTGATACCGTTTGCTATAGGCGGTGAACAAGCAGGTCGTGATTGGTTAAAAGATATTGGTAAACGGAATACTGAAGAATTAAATCTCGTATTGAAAGAGACAGCTAACTCATGGTTTGCTAAAGTAAAAGTAGCAGCTGAGCTTCAAAGTTAGTACAATATCTTTTCTTCCATTTTTAAATGGAATGAAGAAAAATGAGTAGACATTCGTCTGCTCATTTTTTATTTGCGTTCAGTATGGCCACAAATTCTAGGGTGAAAGCTAAGAACAGTTAAGGGAGCAGTGATCATGACTAAGGGGAGGAGAGCAACCTTTACATATAAATAAACCGAAGAATATTAATTATCGTATAAAATTCAATAAAAAACATACTTGAAAAGGTAACAATATCCTTATTTTGTAAGCGTTTTAAAAAGACAATATATCTAAAAAAAGAAACAATATCTTTATTGAGTGGGCACTTGAAAAAAACTATTCTAAACATAAGTGAAAGCGGTACCTTTCAGGTTTTGGTATATTTTAAAAATGAATGTGCAGGTATTGTTTTTAACTAAAATTTAAATTTCAAAGGGGGAGAAGAATTGGAGAGTAAGCATTTCAAGAGAGCTTTTAATACCCTTCTTGCACTTGTGCTAATTGTGCCGACATTTTTAGTTAGTATGATTGTGCCATTACACGTAGGAGCAAAGGTGTCTAATCCATGGGTCACAATTTCATCTGGAGGAAACGAAGTCAATGTATTAATAGAACAAAATGGGAAGTCTTATGCAAGGCTTGGAGCAGGTGCTGGAAATGATAATGGGGCTAAAGCCGCAATTTTTCAAGAACAAAATAAAGCCGCTAAAGAATCGGGAACGATGGCGTATACCTTTACTCCAGAAACCAAGGGAGAAGATACTAGATTTGGTTTCTATCCTCATTATATTGACAATAATAACTTCGTTTTTGTAGGCTACGACTCACTTGGATGGTTCTATGAATACAAATATCAAGGAAAAGGTGATTGGTTAAAAACGAGACCGAATGTTCCACTTCCAGAGGCTGGGACCTCACATTCCATAAAAATCGATTATAGCGGAACTACTATGAATATTACATTAGATGGAAAAGATTTATTTGGACCGGTTACTTTACCTAATGATGTAAATAACCTCCTTACAGGTAAGGAAGCAGTTAAACTCGGTGCTTTTGGAGATAAAAAAAGTCAAGTTCTCATTGAATTAGGAGCTGCACCTAGTGATGGAGGCACGGATCCAGGAGATGAAAAACTTGTCGACATTACGGATAATAAACTAGAAGAAGGAGACTTTAAAATTATCTCAGGCGACGGAAAAGTTACTTATAATGAAGATGGTTCAGCAACTTTCGGTGTTACATCTACCCAAAAGAATCGAATTGTCTACAACCAAATGAAGGCGATTAAAAATGGTGTTTTTGAAGCGAATGTTACTACTAATACCGACAAGATGAATCGCTTTGGATTAATCTATCGTGTTCAAAATTCATCTACATACACATATGTAGGTACAGGGGATACGAACGATCAGTATTTTGGTGAAACTTTTGGTCCTATAAACAATTGGACGTCGATGACTTCAAACGTGCCGTTAAAAGCAAAACAAACATACCATTTACGTTTAGTATTCATGGACGATGTTGCGACGTTATACATTGATGGTAAAAAGGTAGATTCTTGGACTTTAACAGGTGGTGTAGATCAAGCGGGCTTACTAGGGTTTGAAAAAAGCCGAGGTGCTGCCGATATTACGATTTCAAATGTCAAAATAAAAGAATATAGTGCGCCAAAACCTCCAGATACTCCACCAGTAGAAGATACATTAAAGTCAAAGTATATGGACGTCACAATTGACCAAGTATTCCCGCGGATTGTGAAATACAAAGTTGGCGATAAAGTAATGAGTGGACAGGAAGCTCCTGTTTACGGATTGAAAGTAAATGGTGGACTATACTATCCTAAAGTAAACTTTGAAAAGTTAAACGATAGTGAAGTGCTATATACCTTAAAAGTTGTGGATGAAATGAAAAACCTTGATGCTGTATTTAAAGTATCTTTGAAGGTGAATGATAATAAGGTTATTTATAGTTTCGATGAAATTAAGAATAATGGTAGTGCCAAAATTGAGACAGTTGAGTTTGCTGATATGAACTTTATTTCGGTAAATTCGGAGCAAAAAGGTGCAAAAGCTAAATTAACGAATATTAGTACAGATGTTAGGAAAACAGGTGATGTAGATGTAAAAGTAGATTCTTCCATGGAGGAAATAGGTACATCTACTAAAAATTATACAGCATTTTTGTCAACTGACGAATTGAGTGCAGGTGTATGGTCTAGTTCAGAAGTGGACGGCTATAAAAACTTAGTTGCTAATCGATATGTAAATAAAAATGGT
This genomic interval from Bacillus cereus contains the following:
- the lacC gene encoding tagatose-6-phosphate kinase yields the protein MILSVTMNPSVDISYPIHELKLDVVNRVETVRKTAGGKGLNVARVIAQMEEVVLATGIIGGTIGEYIIQELNKSNIPNDFLKIKKESRNCIAILHEGMQTEILESGPTLSEEEGADFLEKFECLLLTTASLVTISGSLPKGLPTNFYYQMLEICHKNGIPVIMDSSGESLKNALMNKEKPFAIKPNTAELSQLLGINMEAGIIDLKQALNHELFTGIEWTIVSLGGEGAFVRYGEEYYRVTIPKIEVVNPVGSGDATVAGLAVALHQNQTVETVLKTAMTTGILNAMEAGTGYINMNKFKHYFDLVKVEKIDW
- a CDS encoding ROK family protein, which gives rise to MKKAIGIDIGGTKIAAGIISDTGELLERAEVKSAPSDSETMFGRVVEAVEQVLRKSLITIADIEGIGVGVPGKVDCEKGIAVFQNNLPWRQFPISIRLQEQLGIQRITVDNDVYMAAYAEWRAAHVKRNETFVYVTISTGISCSIIHKGSFFRGAGFAGELGLIPVLSKGINERLEKIAAGPGIQRIAEKELQVDTISTKDVFAGYINEVPEYQFIINEVTDYLTQGLYSISSLLDPHKMVFGGSVIVKNPFLLELIKAKLKMYQLPEQQHLLDQMSISTLAQNNGVAGAGLRVFEGM
- the lacD gene encoding tagatose-bisphosphate aldolase, with the translated sequence MLELTKNKLEALKRLSAENGIIGALAIDQRGSLKKMLASGGASHVGDEGIIRFKELVSEELTPFATAILLDPEYGLPAAKVRDKESGLIVAYEKTGYDASEVGRLPDLLPEWSVKRLKEAGADAIKFLLYYDFNEDEKINNYKHVYMERIGSECAAEDIPFFLEIVTYDAENDDVKSKAYAKIKPYKVIEAMKEFSKPQYKVDVLKVEVPVDMNFVEGYTEGEFVYSKEKAASYFKEQSEATELPFIFLSAGVSAKLFQETLKFAKDSGSTFNGVLCGRATWKDGVIPFAIGGEQAGRDWLKDIGKRNTEELNLVLKETANSWFAKVKVAAELQS
- the nagA gene encoding N-acetylglucosamine-6-phosphate deacetylase, which translates into the protein MSIFIFADKFFLEGKIVGPGFLEIKDGKFGVFSENRPEEAAEIIEYAGSWIAPGLVDTHIHGFRNYDIMDNNFEGLNQISVGLLSCGVTSFLPTTLTSSVELLNNVVEMIGVNYTKVQGAKIKGIFLEGPFFTEKHKGAQNTKYFCDPSVDMLKVWQKLSNDSIKKIAIAPERKGAVEFIEYAVGEEIVVALAHSDATYEEAKGAIEKGASIFVHTFNGMSPLHHREPGMVGAAMNLKDVFAEIICDGHHVHPVASNILMNVRGREKIVMVSDCMMAGGMLEGTYQLGEFPVKVKDGMARLESGSLAGSILQLKDAVKNVIEWGIATPEEAIYMASTAPAKSVQIDGECGKIAEGYAADFIVMTPAMDLAATYLDGVCRFQA
- a CDS encoding SIS domain-containing protein codes for the protein MFTLSQENLVSLGASITTAEIKRQPDLWAETFALYLKKSGAIEEFLQKLLTKHSRVRVIFTGAGTSAYVGDTVTPYLKEKVNEQQLEMLSIPTTTLVSNPYQFLKKDFPTVLVSFARSGNSPESVAAVQLAEQIVTDLYQITITCAKEGNLAKQAMGNENNLLLLMPEKSNDQGFAMTGSYTCMVLTALLVFDSLSTEEKSKIVKMIHQMGESVIQREDVIREIVDFDFDRIIYLGSGSLEGLAKESQLKILELTAGKIVTAFDSPLGFRHGPKSFVNEKSLVFVFVSNHPYTRQYDLDMLKEMQQDNIASYICAIEVDGEINYAGNRFVFGREAQSVPDAYLALPFVMIGQTVSLLASVKVGNTPDTPSPTGTVNRVVKGVTIYEY
- the gnpA gene encoding 1,3-beta-galactosyl-N-acetylhexosamine phosphorylase; amino-acid sequence: MKKKKGRVTLPSEENFLKETKELMERWGADAIRDSDGTKLDDDIKQLDAKIYTTYFVARAHNEFAEKHMDECQQLYLMSLFNTALTDSLEIDFMKGYFEEQLKPDYVHSPKKYWEVIDRTTGEVVDVNDWEVNEEQNRVLITKAIPWHEYTVSFLVYAIWDPTQMYNHITNNWGDKPHDIPFDVRQPHSNEFMKTYLKQWLTENPDTDVVRFTTFFYHFTLVFNNLGKEKFVDWFGYGASVSVAALDAFQKEKGYRLRPEDIVDQGYYNTSFRIPTPAFLDYIDFVHKFVAEEAKKLVDIVHESGKEAMMFLGDNWIGTEPYGKYFENIGLDAVVGSVGGGATLRMIADIPHVRYTEGRFLPYFFPDTFYEGNNPTIEANENWLTARRALLRNPVDRIGYGGYLSLAYQFPEFISYIEKVTEEFREIHDTIKGVKPYSGLKVAILNSWGKLRTWQTHMVAHALWYKQIYSYLGVLESLSGAAVEVTFISFDDVINDGMPEDIDVIINAGDVGTAFSGGANWINEKLVTTIRAWMYNGGGFIGIGEPTAYQHEGHYFQLANVLGVDKELGFSLSTDKYFINPVQNHFISADSTQFDFGEGMKNIYALSDKTEIIEYSNGEVHLSSHQFGEGRSVYIAGLPYSEENTRLLMRALYYAAHKEGEFQKYHASNIYCEVHAYPSIQKMAIVNNSMVEQMTVVYDGQGNRKEVTLAPSEIRWEDFSNEG
- a CDS encoding DUF6903 family protein, with the translated sequence MKANILFIIKIVLFIVCLSLIITYQKTAGKFELGMMLIGLAGLLGLLYDYNRKYV
- a CDS encoding carbohydrate ABC transporter permease; amino-acid sequence: METQKRMTTETAYQDPKTMESQKEMTVETAYQAPKTVKTQKGMTTEAIYRCFIYVALITLAISIIIPVAWVFLASVKKNSEFYGSPWAMPKSFYFQNFIDAFQKANMGTYMLNSVMVTALALFILLIVALPAAYVLARYTFRGSKLINTFFKAGLFINVNYIVVPIFLMLLDGDTFLRGQLGDGFLLDNLFILAVVYAATALPFTIYLLSSFFQSLPSTYEEAALVDGAGYFKTMISVMIPIARPSIIAVILFNFLAFWNEYIIALTLIPGPNKTLPVGLMSLMAAQKSAANYGQMYAGMVLVMLPTLILYIIVQKKLTQGMTLGGLKD